From the genome of Aspergillus oryzae RIB40 DNA, chromosome 4:
AGCTACGACACGTTTGAGTCCGGCAATGTCCCTGCAATATGGATCCGCGGGCCGGGTGTCGAGCCATCTGTATCGGGGCATTCGTCCTGGTGTCATCCGTGGGCGCCATTGTATATCTAGGGCTCGACCCCGCCGATGTGAAATGCTGTCATTCGTCTTCGGAGCTCAACCCTTGGGCACTTTTCATCATGAAGCTCGTTAACCGTTTGCTCGCTTCATTCCTGTCAGTGAGCACCGGTGAGTGGTGGACTATCGAGCTAATATTGCTACTCTTCGTCTGACTTTCTTTGGCAGTGTTGCAGTCATGTTGGGCCCAGTCCGGCACACCGGTTGCCTACACGGATACTGAGACGGGCATCACGTTTGACACGTGGTCGGTACCTGCTGGTACGGGTACGGGGGGTCTCGTCTTCGGTGTAGCCCTGCCGGGTTCGGCGTTGACCACCGATGCGACGGAGTTTATCGGTTACCTGGTGAGGATCTCGAGCTAATCATGACCGCTCTGAAGTGGCGCTAAACGTTCTTATGTTTCAAGCAATGCGCGTCCCAAAATGCCTCGTCCGCTGGCTGGTGTGGCATTTCATTGGGTGGTGGCATGAACAACAatctcttgttcttggcctATCCGTACGAGGATACGGTCTTGACCTCCCTGCGATTCGGTTCGGGCTATAGCATGCCCGGGGTCTATACCGGCAATGCCAATGTCACCCAGATTTCTTCAAGCATCAATGCCACTCACTTTACGTTGCTTTTCCGTTGCGAGAATTGTCTGACCTGGGACCAAAATGGCCAAACCGGAAACGCGACCACAAGCAAGGGTAGGTTAGTCCTGGGATGGGCGCAGTCTACGGAGAGCCCGTCGAACCCATCCTGTCCGGATAATATCAGCTTAGTGCAGCATGACAACCAGGGTATCATCTCGGCTACTCTCGATGAGAATGCTGCCAGTGCGTCCTACGAGGACTGGGTCAAGCTGGCTAACAAGACTGTTCCCGGTGACTGCTCTGGTGACGGTGGTGGCGGCAACGAGCCGACTCCTGTCCCTGTCCCTGACGGTGCTACATACGACTATATTGTCGTCGGTGGAGGTGCCGGGGGTATCCCTGTCGCCGATCGGCTGAGTGAGGCTGGACACAGCGTTCTCCTCATCGAGAAAGGTCCTCCTTCCTCGGGACGCTGGGGTGGCACCATGAAGCCCAGCTGGCTGGATGATACCAATCTGACGCGATTTGATGTGCCTGGGCTGTGCAACCAGATCTGGGTCGACTCCAACGGTATCGCCTGCAGTGATACCGACCAGATGGCAGGTTGTGTGCTGGGCGGAGGCACCGCCGTCAACGCCGGATTGTGGTGGAGGGTAAGTGTTCTCATATGCCATGTTTGAATCCAGTACTGACAATCTCTAGCCAAATCCCGTTGACTGGGACTACAACTTCCCCGAGGGATGGCAGTCGTCCGACATGCAGGCTCCCGCGGACCGCGTGTTCTCGCGAATCCCTGGAACCACAACCCCCTCCACCGATGGAAAGCTTTATTACCAGCAAGGAGCCGATATACTGTTCAATGGCTTGCAATCCGCCGGATGGTCTTCCGTCACCCTCAACGATGTCCCGGCCCAGAAAACGAAGACCTTTGGCCACGCACCATTCATGTTCTCTGGTGGTGAGCGTGGAGGGCCCATGGGGACGTATCTGGTGTCGGCGAGCGAGAGAGATAATTTTGCCCGCTGGTCGAACACGACTGTGAAGAGGGTTGTTCGTGAAGGCGGACGTATCACTGGAGTTGAGGTCGAGGCGACCCTCAATGGTGGCTACGCGGGTACCGTCAATGTAACTGCCAATACGGGTCGAGTCATTCTTTCTGCGGGAACTTTTGGAACGCCAAAGGTCCTTATGAGAAGTAAGTCTCatttgatgatattgctaGGGAGTTATTGCTAATGGCGTATAGGTGGTATCGGCCCGAAGGACCAGCTGTCCATTGTGAAGAACTCAACTGACGGAGAGACAATGATTGCTGAATCTGAGTGGATCGAACTTCCAGTTGGCGAGAACTTGGTCGATCATGTCAATGTGAGTGCCAAGCGTACCGGAGAGGTTGCTATTATGCTAATAAGATGTTTGCAGACTGATGTTGTGGTGACCCACCCTGATGTTGTCTTCTATGATTTCAAAGCAGCATACAAGACCCCCATCGAGAGTGATGCGACGAGCTATCTGAGTACGTAGTCATGCTTCAACGAACAGTCCAGCACTAACATGCGTAGACGATCGCACCGGGATCTTCGCGCAGGCTGCGCCTAACATTGGTCCTATGTAAGTTGCCCGTCTACCAGAGACGTCATGTTACTAACGTTTGTAGAATCTTCGACGAAGTCACCGGTTCTGATGGCATTAAACGACAGATACAGTGGACTGCTCGTGTGGAAGGCGGTCACGATACGCCTGACGGACGTACGTTGACTATTTTGTGAAAGATTATTGCAAGATATTAACCACACTGTAGACGCTATGACCATTAGCCAATACCTCGGCCGCGGCTCAACCTCGCGTGGCCGCATGGCCATCACGGCGGGACTGGACACTGTGGTCTCGACACTGCCATTCCTGCGGGACGAGAGCGACGTCAATGCTGTGATCCAGGGAATCCAGAACCTGAAGATGGCCCTGAACGGAACGGGATTTACCTGGAACTATCCTTCTCGGAACACTTCCATTGCCGAGTTTGTCAAGACTGTGAGTGCTGAGTTCTGGAAGCATGTTCTACGTAACTGACACCGATAGATGCCAATCACTGCCGGAACACGCCGAGCTAATCACTGGATGGGTGAGTTACGAATTTGTTTTTGCAATTACGTCGCTAATTATTATAGGAACCTGCAAAATAGGTACAGATGATGGCCGTACTGGAGGTAGCgccgttgttgatttgaatACGAAGGTCTATGGAACGGACAACCTGTTCGTCGTGGATGCTAGTATCTTCCCGGGCATGATCACGACCAATCCTTCGGCTTACATTGTCACGGTCGCGGAGCATGCAGCTGAAAAGATTCTTGCGCTGTGATGGGTGTATAGCCTCACTGTGTTGAGTTCTATAAACTGTTATCTTGTTGGTTATTACATGTTTTTGTATATATAGCAATAAGACTGGAAATGCAGTTCATTTCACCCTTTGTGCTTTTTGcaaacatctccaccattAATACTCTTCAACCCAGTCAGGATCATCTAGTCTTGCCAGTGTACGTATCTATCTGGCTTGATCATAGCGACTATATTCTCTTCAGGCGGTACGCCATACACAATATACACATCCTGCACAGTGACAGGTCCTATATACTGAGCCGCGCAGACAAAGTATCTGATCAATTGGAGCATCCCGAAACCCTGGCTTCTGTCAAAGAATCAACTGGATGAATATTAGTGGTATGCCACCGGGTAGCTGCAGATTGCGAGTCACTTCAGCCCTTGTCGGTTAATCTGATAGATCATGCCATGACTCTATCTGTTGAATGCGACAGCGGACGGGGATCATTACAGGACACAGATCTCACAGTATAAGGATCGATCCCTGTGCTCGAAtctccatttttctttatccaaATAGCCCGCCTTCTACGCTACCTGAAACTGACGTAACGTTGCTGGAACCTGGGGTGGCACATTGGCCCATTATATACTGCAATTCAAAGCAAAAAGGTTCCCTGCCTGTGCAACTGTACTAGAATAGAGATGTCCTTTACCGCCGCTTTGTAGGTCCAATGTTACTTTTAATTCCAAATCCATCCCGTGCCCTAATGGAACGTGGACCAATCTCACCGAGCCATCCTCTGTTGCGGTCTCTTGGCGAGAGAAGTTGGATTTTGGTCTAGATCTAGTAAATGGAACAAAAGCTCTTGAGATTTATTTTACTGAGCCACCAATACTTAATAAGTTAGAGAGGTAGCACAGCACACAGTCGGCAATTGGACTTTTATAAGTCGACTTATGGGCGAGCCCCTGTCAGCGCTAGACATGGAGCTCCCTGCTGCAGGGCTTCAGTCTCTATTGCAATTCCAAATATCTTGTCTTAAACTACAATGGGCGATACGACAACACCAAGCAATTGCGAGAATCGGCAATGGGTGATCAAAGTCGCTGCGTGGCCACTGTTCAGTGTGTGCACAGTTCTAGTCGCACTGCGGATCTGGACTCGTGCCCGCGTAATTCGGCCTCTAGGGTGGGATGACGCATTTATTGTACT
Proteins encoded in this window:
- a CDS encoding cellobiose dehydrogenase (predicted protein), translating into MKLVNRLLASFLSVSTVLQSCWAQSGTPVAYTDTETGITFDTWSVPAGTGTGGLVFGVALPGSALTTDATEFIGYLQCASQNASSAGWCGISLGGGMNNNLLFLAYPYEDTVLTSLRFGSGYSMPGVYTGNANVTQISSSINATHFTLLFRCENCLTWDQNGQTGNATTSKGRLVLGWAQSTESPSNPSCPDNISLVQHDNQGIISATLDENAASASYEDWVKLANKTVPGDCSGDGGGGNEPTPVPVPDGATYDYIVVGGGAGGIPVADRLSEAGHSVLLIEKGPPSSGRWGGTMKPSWLDDTNLTRFDVPGLCNQIWVDSNGIACSDTDQMAGCVLGGGTAVNAGLWWRPNPVDWDYNFPEGWQSSDMQAPADRVFSRIPGTTTPSTDGKLYYQQGADILFNGLQSAGWSSVTLNDVPAQKTKTFGHAPFMFSGGERGGPMGTYLVSASERDNFARWSNTTVKRVVREGGRITGVEVEATLNGGYAGTVNVTANTGRVILSAGTFGTPKVLMRSGIGPKDQLSIVKNSTDGETMIAESEWIELPVGENLVDHVNTDVVVTHPDVVFYDFKAAYKTPIESDATSYLNDRTGIFAQAAPNIGPIIFDEVTGSDGIKRQIQWTARVEGGHDTPDGHAMTISQYLGRGSTSRGRMAITAGLDTVVSTLPFLRDESDVNAVIQGIQNLKMALNGTGFTWNYPSRNTSIAEFVKTMPITAGTRRANHWMGTCKIGTDDGRTGGSAVVDLNTKVYGTDNLFVVDASIFPGMITTNPSAYIVTVAEHAAEKILAL